The following coding sequences lie in one Anaerolineales bacterium genomic window:
- a CDS encoding ABC transporter substrate-binding protein, with translation MTVKKLFAAMLLVSLVLGACGAKAPAAPDVAEGYTGTVVKSVPQELVDACKKEGMVTIIATPPDWANYGEIFADFQATTGVKINSLDPNAGSADEFAAIEANKDNKGPQAPDIVDVGYAYGKEGIDKGILQPYKVSTWDKIPDTLLGLPAKDPDGNWTGGYYGVMAMLTNTDAVKNVPANWEDLLKPEYSGQVALSGDPRSSNQAIQTVFAATLANGGSLDDAQPGLDYFKAMNDAGNFVPVIAKPGTIAQGATPIVFTWDYLGQGYVAEWAGNPNADVVYPSPTIASMYVQGISAYAPHPNCAKVWMEILHSDEGQLAWMKGFAHGVQQADLEARGAIPADMAAKLPSSAEFAAAVSPSPDQLAAAKELITNGWMTTVGVEIPTPAP, from the coding sequence ATGACTGTCAAGAAACTGTTCGCCGCGATGCTGCTTGTCAGCCTCGTTCTTGGTGCTTGCGGTGCCAAGGCCCCGGCCGCCCCCGACGTCGCCGAGGGATACACGGGTACGGTGGTCAAGAGTGTGCCGCAGGAACTCGTCGACGCCTGCAAGAAGGAAGGCATGGTCACGATCATCGCCACGCCGCCCGACTGGGCCAACTATGGCGAGATCTTCGCTGACTTCCAGGCGACGACCGGCGTCAAGATCAATTCGCTCGACCCCAACGCGGGTTCGGCGGATGAGTTTGCGGCCATCGAAGCCAACAAGGACAACAAGGGCCCGCAGGCTCCTGACATCGTGGATGTCGGCTATGCCTATGGCAAGGAGGGCATCGATAAGGGCATCCTCCAGCCCTATAAGGTCTCGACTTGGGACAAGATCCCCGATACCCTCCTGGGCCTTCCCGCCAAGGATCCGGACGGCAATTGGACGGGTGGCTACTACGGCGTCATGGCCATGCTGACCAATACCGACGCTGTCAAGAACGTGCCAGCCAACTGGGAGGACCTGCTCAAGCCGGAATACAGCGGCCAGGTTGCGCTGAGTGGAGATCCACGCAGCTCGAATCAGGCCATCCAGACCGTCTTCGCGGCTACACTGGCCAACGGCGGTTCCTTGGACGACGCTCAGCCCGGCCTTGACTACTTCAAGGCTATGAACGATGCAGGCAACTTCGTCCCGGTGATCGCCAAGCCAGGCACCATTGCCCAGGGTGCAACCCCGATCGTGTTCACCTGGGACTACCTGGGTCAGGGTTACGTCGCTGAATGGGCCGGGAACCCCAATGCTGATGTCGTCTACCCCTCCCCGACGATCGCCAGCATGTATGTCCAGGGAATCAGTGCGTATGCGCCGCATCCCAACTGCGCCAAAGTGTGGATGGAAATCCTCCATTCCGATGAAGGCCAGTTGGCCTGGATGAAGGGCTTCGCGCACGGGGTGCAGCAGGCGGACCTGGAAGCCCGCGGGGCAATCCCCGCGGACATGGCGGCGAAACTGCCGTCATCCGCCGAGTTCGCCGCGGCGGTTTCCCCCAGC